GGCGACCTTCTCGATGAGCTCGTCGCCACCGACCTCGTCCGCGCCGGCGGCGAGGGCCTGCTCGGCGCGCTCACCCTGGGCGAAGACGACGACGCGGGCGGTCTTACCGGTACCGTGCGGCAGGGACACGGTGCCGCGGACCATCTGGTCCGCCTTGCGGGGGTCGACCCCCAGGCGGAAGACGACGTCCACGGTGGCGTCGAACTTGGTGATCGAGGTGGACTTGGCCAGGTGAACGGCCTCGGCCGGGGTGTAGAGGACTCCGGACTGGATCTTCTCTGCCGCGGCGCGGTAGGCCTTGGAGCGCTTGGTCATCTGCTTCTCCTTGCAGTCGTGGTGTTCGGGCCGCGCGAGGCCCTTCCACGGTTTTCTATGGGGGTTGAGTTGAGAGAGCCGGCGGGCCGGCGAGTGCCTCAGGCCTCGACGGTGATGCCCATGGAGCGGGCGGTGCCGGCGATGATCTTGGCGGCGGCCTCGATGTCGTTGGCGTTGAGGTCGGGCATCTTGGACTCGGCGATCTCACGCACCTGAGCCTGGGTCAGGGAGGCCACCTTCACGGTGTGGGGGGTGGCGGAACCCTTGGGGACGCCCGCGGCCTTCTTGATGAGCTCGGCGGCCGGCGGGGTCTTGGTGATGAAGGTGAAGGAGCGGTCCTCGTAGACGGTGATCTCCACGGGGATGACGTTGCCGCGCTGCGACTCGGTCGCCGCGTTGTACGCCTTGCAGAACTCCATGATGTTGACGCCGTGGGCACCCAGGGCGGGGCCGATCGGCGGAGCGGGGTTGGCCTGGCCGGCCTGGATCTGGAGCTTGATCAGCCCGGCGACCTTCTTCTTGGGGGCCATAGGAATGGGTCCTTCTTACTTGTCCGGATGTGCTGCACGCCTGCCGTGCAGCCGTGGGTGCATGCGCACACACAAGCGCTCATCGTAGCCCTCTGCCGGGCCGAGCAGGGCGCCCGGTGCGCGGTATCACAGGAGATCTGCCTGTGATTCACGGCTCCCGTGCCGTGGCCGCTGGGCGACCCAGGCGGTTGTGGCCCGACGACGCTGTTTCGCGTCGTCGGGCCACAACGGCTGACGGGGCCTGACCTCAGGCCCGCCTCAGATCTTGGCGACCTGGGTGAAGGAGAGCTCGGCCGGGGTGTCGCGGCCGAACAGGGAGATGAGCACCTGGAGCTTCTGGGTCTCGGGGTGAATCTCGGCGATCGTCGCCGGCAGGGACTCGAAGGGGCCGTCGGTGACGATGACGGACTCGCCGACCTCGAAGGCGACCTCGAAGACCTGTCCACCGGTGGCGATCTGGGTGCCGGAGCCGGACTCGGGGGCCGTGGCCTCCGCGGCGGCGGCCTCCTTGGCGGCGAGCTCCTCGGGCGTGGGGCCGAGCTGGGCGACGGCCTCCTCGAAGGTCAGCGGCACCGGGTTGTAGCGGTCACCCACGAAGCCGGTGACGGCCGGGGTGTCCTTGATGGTGCGCCACACCTTGTCCGAGGTCTCCGGGTCATCCAGGTCCATGCGCACGAACACGTAGCCGGGGATGCGCACCCGGGAGACTTCCTTCTTCTTGTTGCCGTTCTTGATCTCGATGACCGTCTCCATGGGGACGGTGGCGTCGAAGATGTAGTCCTCGACCTCGAAGTTCTCGGCGCGGGCCATGATGTCGGCGGCCACGCGGCGCTCGTAGCCGGAGTAGGTGTGCAGCACATACCACTGCCCCGGCAGGGCCGACATCTGGCGGCGGAACTCCGCCAGCGGGTCGACGACGGGCGCCTCCTCGGCCGGCGCGGCAGGCTCGGCGGCGGCGTTGGCCTGCGCCTGGGCCACCTCGTCGGTCGCATCGGCCTGGGCGGCCTCGACCGGCTCGACGGCGTCGTCGGTCGCGAGCGAGGTCAGGGCCTCGACGTCGTCGGGGTTGGTCTGCGAGGAGACATCCTCAGACATGGTGTACCTGCTTTCCAGTGGCGTGAGACGAGCGGATGCGACGGGCCGCGCGAGCAGCAGCGGCGTCGGGAGTAGACGTGGTCAGGGGCGCAACCGCGCATCCCCAATGAGGGTACGGCCGCAGAAGCCGAGAGGTCAGGCGAAGAGCCACATGACGGCCCGGTTGAAGGCGAAGTCCAGTACCCCG
This region of Actinomyces oris genomic DNA includes:
- the rplK gene encoding 50S ribosomal protein L11; translation: MAPKKKVAGLIKLQIQAGQANPAPPIGPALGAHGVNIMEFCKAYNAATESQRGNVIPVEITVYEDRSFTFITKTPPAAELIKKAAGVPKGSATPHTVKVASLTQAQVREIAESKMPDLNANDIEAAAKIIAGTARSMGITVEA
- the nusG gene encoding transcription termination/antitermination protein NusG — translated: MSEDVSSQTNPDDVEALTSLATDDAVEPVEAAQADATDEVAQAQANAAAEPAAPAEEAPVVDPLAEFRRQMSALPGQWYVLHTYSGYERRVAADIMARAENFEVEDYIFDATVPMETVIEIKNGNKKKEVSRVRIPGYVFVRMDLDDPETSDKVWRTIKDTPAVTGFVGDRYNPVPLTFEEAVAQLGPTPEELAAKEAAAAEATAPESGSGTQIATGGQVFEVAFEVGESVIVTDGPFESLPATIAEIHPETQKLQVLISLFGRDTPAELSFTQVAKI